From Acidimicrobiales bacterium, the proteins below share one genomic window:
- a CDS encoding FAD-dependent oxidoreductase — MPVRFVIIGGGPAGMQAATNAARLGAEVTLVERDVMGGSANLWDCIPSKAMIATGGVIGVTRRGHALGLTCTSATLDLPALAERIGLISGYLERSVTELLTSQEVRVIRGRATLKGPHDVVVETSDGRILELDADAILLSTGSRPRVPDWAEVDGRRVMITRQAYPPPEVPEHLVVIGSGVTGVEFVHMFRAFGSKVSLIVSRQQVLPGKDPEVAAALEADFLSTGVILYKGARATGVKLKDDGLVVQCNDGRVVEGSHALLAIGPVPNSEGLGLEAAGVDVDEGGYVPVNQHCQSNVGHIYAAGDLSGKLPLASVASTQGRKVAEHVMGLHTREHRHLDYDKAASAIFTEPEIADVGLAEADAFALGRKIRVTKVPFAANARALIDGDARGFVKIVSDPATGVVLGGSIVGERAAELISVIALAVTAHLRVADIGESLLVHPALAEALAEAAE; from the coding sequence GTGCCGGTGCGCTTTGTGATCATCGGGGGTGGCCCGGCGGGCATGCAGGCCGCGACCAACGCCGCCCGCCTCGGGGCAGAGGTGACCCTGGTGGAGCGCGACGTCATGGGTGGCTCGGCGAACCTGTGGGACTGCATCCCGTCGAAGGCCATGATCGCCACGGGCGGCGTGATCGGCGTGACCCGGCGGGGCCATGCCCTGGGGCTCACCTGCACGAGCGCAACGCTCGACCTCCCGGCCCTGGCCGAGCGCATCGGGCTCATCAGCGGCTACCTGGAGCGGTCGGTGACCGAGCTGCTCACCAGCCAGGAGGTGCGCGTCATCCGGGGCCGCGCGACCCTCAAAGGTCCCCACGACGTGGTCGTCGAGACGTCCGACGGCCGCATCCTGGAGTTGGACGCCGACGCCATTCTGCTGTCGACCGGCAGCCGCCCACGGGTACCTGACTGGGCCGAGGTCGACGGCAGGCGCGTCATGATCACCCGCCAGGCCTATCCGCCGCCCGAGGTGCCCGAGCACCTCGTCGTCATCGGCTCGGGTGTCACCGGCGTCGAGTTCGTCCACATGTTCCGAGCCTTCGGGTCCAAGGTCAGCCTCATCGTGAGCCGCCAGCAGGTGCTGCCAGGCAAGGACCCCGAGGTGGCGGCGGCCCTGGAGGCGGACTTCCTCAGCACCGGGGTCATCCTCTACAAGGGGGCGCGGGCCACCGGCGTGAAGCTGAAGGATGACGGCCTGGTGGTGCAGTGCAACGACGGCCGCGTGGTCGAAGGATCGCACGCGCTGCTCGCCATCGGCCCGGTGCCCAACTCCGAGGGGCTCGGGCTCGAGGCGGCCGGGGTCGACGTCGACGAGGGCGGCTACGTGCCGGTGAACCAGCACTGCCAGTCGAACGTGGGCCACATCTACGCTGCCGGCGACCTCTCGGGCAAGCTGCCGCTGGCCTCGGTGGCGTCCACCCAGGGGCGCAAGGTGGCGGAGCACGTGATGGGCCTCCACACCCGTGAACACCGCCACCTGGACTACGACAAGGCGGCCAGCGCCATCTTCACCGAGCCCGAGATCGCGGACGTGGGCCTGGCCGAGGCCGATGCCTTCGCCCTGGGCCGCAAGATCAGGGTGACCAAGGTCCCCTTCGCCGCCAACGCCCGGGCCCTCATCGACGGCGACGCCCGGGGGTTCGTGAAGATCGTCTCCGATCCGGCGACGGGCGTGGTGCTGGGAGGCTCGATCGTGGGAGAGCGTGCGGCCGAGCTGATCTCGGTGATCGCCCTCGCCGTCACCGCCCACCTGCGGGTCGCCGACATCGGCGAGAGCCTTCTGGTGCACCCGGCGTTGGCCGAGGCCCTGGCCGAGGCGGCCGAGTAA
- a CDS encoding M20 family metallopeptidase produces MPARGENATSDRKGAAQRQLDAHLPGLVELSHTIHGHPELAFEEERAAGWVAESLASAGFDVERGACDLPTALIATAGRGPMVVAVCAEYDALPGIGHACGHNIIAASAVGAGVALAPIADDLGITLKVIGTPAEEGGGGKIYMLERGAFAGVDAAMMVHPGPAELIQMPCLAVSHFDVRYTGREAHASAFPEAGINAADALTVAQVSIGLLRQQFRSRDQVHGIVTKGGDAPNVIPAHTSAKYYVRAETLEALETLEARVRRCFEGGALATGTEVEFVQQSPRYSEFVPHAGMQARYRSNAEALGRTFPEVPKEVMLASTDMANVSLAVPSIHPMLDIDSLPAVNHQPEFAAAAITPTADRALHDGALAMAWTIVDLAGDEDLRAELASSAS; encoded by the coding sequence ATGCCGGCCAGGGGGGAGAACGCAACGTCGGATCGAAAGGGCGCCGCGCAGCGCCAGCTGGACGCCCACCTCCCTGGCCTCGTCGAGCTCAGCCACACCATCCACGGACATCCCGAGTTGGCGTTCGAGGAGGAGCGGGCGGCGGGCTGGGTGGCTGAGTCGCTCGCGTCCGCCGGCTTCGACGTCGAGCGCGGCGCCTGCGACCTACCCACCGCCCTGATCGCCACCGCCGGCCGAGGACCGATGGTCGTGGCCGTGTGCGCGGAGTACGACGCCCTTCCCGGCATCGGCCACGCCTGCGGGCACAACATCATCGCTGCGTCGGCGGTCGGAGCCGGAGTTGCCCTGGCGCCCATCGCTGACGACCTCGGCATCACGCTCAAGGTGATCGGCACGCCGGCCGAGGAGGGCGGTGGGGGCAAGATCTACATGCTCGAGCGGGGCGCCTTTGCAGGCGTCGACGCGGCGATGATGGTCCACCCGGGCCCGGCCGAGCTGATCCAGATGCCGTGCTTGGCCGTGTCGCACTTCGACGTCCGCTACACGGGACGGGAGGCACACGCCTCGGCGTTTCCGGAGGCGGGCATCAACGCCGCTGACGCCCTGACCGTCGCCCAGGTGAGCATCGGGCTGCTGCGTCAGCAGTTCCGGAGCCGCGATCAGGTGCACGGCATCGTGACCAAGGGGGGAGACGCCCCCAACGTCATCCCCGCGCACACGTCGGCCAAGTACTACGTGCGCGCCGAGACCCTCGAGGCGCTGGAGACGCTCGAGGCCAGGGTGCGACGCTGCTTCGAGGGAGGCGCTTTGGCCACGGGGACCGAGGTCGAGTTCGTCCAGCAGAGCCCCCGCTACTCCGAGTTCGTGCCCCACGCCGGCATGCAGGCGCGCTACCGCTCCAACGCCGAGGCCCTGGGCCGCACGTTCCCCGAGGTGCCGAAGGAGGTCATGCTGGCCTCGACCGACATGGCCAACGTGTCACTCGCGGTGCCGTCCATCCACCCGATGCTCGACATCGACTCCCTGCCGGCGGTGAACCACCAGCCCGAGTTCGCCGCCGCCGCCATCACGCCGACCGCCGACCGGGCACTGCACGACGGGGCGCTGGCGATGGCCTGGACCATCGTGGACCTGGCCGGCGACGAGGACCTCAGGGCCGAGCTCGCCAGCTCGGCCAGCTGA
- a CDS encoding acetyl-CoA carboxylase biotin carboxylase subunit, with the protein MLTKVLIANRGEIAVRVIRTCREVGIATVAVYSELDRDALHVRLADEAHALGGKTAAESYLNTEAILDAVASSGADGVHPGYGFFSENADFARAIEGQGVTFIGPPPEAIEVMGDKISARRAAEQAGVAGVPGQSHPVTDLDEIVAFGEEVGWPVALKAAFGGGGRGMKVVERAEDAREAMESAQREAQAYFGRSEIYLERYLSWPRHVEMQIIADAGGETVWLGERDCSCQRRHQKLIEESPAPDFPDFIRQEMGEAAVKVALACGYVNAGTVEFLYQDREFYFLEMNTRLQVEHPVTEMVTGVDLVALQLQVAAGEALGFTQQQVQRRGHSIECRINAEDPAQGRFLPSPGTITRLHPADGPGVRTDAGYGDGDTVSQYYDNLVAKVVTWGPDRGAARRRMIRALEETEIVGVATNIPAHLAILTHPDFAASRHSTRWVEESLDLSRVAAAPQPAPPEAAAVAPAPGDTAPGDTAPEAGVAAPAAGSAPTQDREGRVLREVDAEVNGHRYQVKLWVPELAGAVAPASPGGGSVTRAARSTPARRPPAGATGGAGTGTITVPMQGTIVKLLVKEGDEVDVGQAVCVLEAMKMENNVNADRAGTVSEIRVAAGDAVGPGDVIAVIE; encoded by the coding sequence GTGCTCACCAAGGTCCTGATCGCCAACCGGGGGGAGATCGCCGTCCGGGTCATCCGCACCTGTCGGGAGGTGGGGATCGCCACGGTCGCGGTGTACTCGGAGCTCGACCGTGACGCGCTGCACGTCCGGCTAGCCGACGAGGCCCATGCCCTGGGCGGCAAGACCGCGGCCGAGAGCTACCTGAACACCGAGGCCATTCTCGACGCCGTGGCCAGCAGCGGGGCCGACGGGGTCCATCCCGGCTACGGCTTCTTCTCGGAGAACGCCGACTTCGCGCGGGCCATCGAGGGCCAGGGCGTGACGTTCATCGGACCCCCGCCCGAGGCCATCGAGGTGATGGGCGACAAGATCAGCGCCAGGCGGGCGGCGGAGCAGGCCGGGGTGGCTGGGGTTCCCGGTCAGTCCCACCCCGTCACCGACCTCGACGAGATCGTGGCCTTCGGCGAGGAGGTGGGTTGGCCCGTGGCCCTCAAGGCCGCCTTCGGCGGCGGCGGGCGAGGTATGAAAGTCGTCGAGCGGGCCGAGGACGCCCGGGAGGCGATGGAGTCCGCCCAGCGAGAGGCCCAGGCCTACTTCGGACGGTCGGAGATCTACCTGGAGCGCTACCTGAGCTGGCCCCGTCACGTCGAGATGCAGATCATCGCCGACGCAGGTGGCGAGACGGTGTGGCTCGGCGAGCGGGACTGCTCGTGCCAGCGCCGGCACCAGAAGCTGATCGAGGAGAGCCCGGCGCCGGACTTCCCCGACTTCATCCGCCAGGAGATGGGCGAAGCGGCGGTCAAGGTGGCGCTGGCCTGCGGCTACGTGAACGCCGGCACGGTCGAGTTCCTCTACCAGGACCGGGAGTTCTACTTCTTGGAGATGAACACCCGCCTCCAGGTCGAGCACCCGGTCACCGAGATGGTGACCGGCGTCGACCTCGTCGCCCTCCAGCTGCAGGTGGCCGCGGGCGAGGCGCTCGGCTTCACCCAGCAGCAGGTGCAGCGCCGAGGCCACTCCATCGAGTGCCGCATCAATGCCGAGGACCCCGCCCAGGGGCGCTTCCTCCCCTCGCCGGGAACGATCACCCGGCTGCACCCGGCCGACGGGCCCGGCGTCCGCACCGACGCCGGCTACGGCGACGGCGACACCGTGAGCCAGTACTACGACAACCTCGTCGCCAAGGTCGTGACGTGGGGACCTGATCGGGGCGCGGCTCGGCGGCGGATGATCCGGGCCCTGGAGGAGACCGAGATCGTCGGCGTGGCGACCAACATCCCCGCCCACCTGGCGATCCTGACCCACCCTGACTTCGCTGCGTCCCGCCACTCGACCCGCTGGGTGGAGGAGAGCCTCGACCTGTCCCGGGTGGCGGCCGCGCCCCAGCCGGCGCCGCCCGAGGCGGCCGCCGTCGCCCCGGCGCCCGGGGACACCGCGCCCGGAGACACCGCGCCCGAGGCCGGCGTGGCTGCGCCCGCGGCCGGCTCGGCACCGACCCAGGACAGGGAGGGCCGGGTGCTGCGGGAGGTGGACGCCGAGGTGAACGGCCACCGGTACCAGGTGAAGCTGTGGGTCCCGGAGCTGGCCGGGGCAGTGGCCCCCGCATCCCCAGGCGGCGGGTCGGTGACCCGGGCGGCGCGGTCGACGCCGGCACGCCGGCCGCCGGCCGGGGCGACGGGCGGGGCCGGGACGGGGACAATCACCGTGCCCATGCAGGGCACGATCGTCAAGCTCCTGGTGAAGGAGGGCGACGAGGTCGACGTCGGGCAGGCGGTGTGCGTGCTCGAAGCCATGAAGATGGAGAACAACGTCAACGCGGACCGTGCGGGGACCGTGAGCGAGATCAGGGTGGCCGCCGGCGACGCTGTGGGCCCCGGCGACGTGATCGCCGTGATCGAATAG
- a CDS encoding biotin--[acetyl-CoA-carboxylase] ligase: MLDGGARSQLASTRFGDVRWLPSTGSTNRHLLEQARADAPEGTVVVADHQDSGRGRLDRAWVAPPGSSLLVSVLLRPELPLERLHLLTSIMALAAADACRGEAGVEAGLKWPNDLVVGPRKLGGILAETHLDGSRARAVVVGLGLNVNWGRRMEECGLAGEAVALDQLAGCEVDRARLLVALLTELEHRYRALADRAGQLSQAAEYRRRCTSVGRTVRVELADETFTGVVADVTDEGHLLLDVGVCLRTVTVGDVVHLR, translated from the coding sequence ATGCTCGACGGTGGCGCCAGATCGCAGCTGGCCTCCACCCGGTTCGGCGATGTCCGTTGGTTACCCTCGACCGGCTCGACCAACCGCCATCTCCTCGAGCAGGCCCGGGCCGATGCCCCCGAGGGGACGGTCGTCGTGGCCGACCACCAGGACTCGGGACGGGGTCGTCTCGATCGGGCCTGGGTGGCCCCGCCCGGCTCCTCACTGCTCGTCTCGGTGCTGCTGCGACCCGAGCTGCCCCTCGAGCGCCTGCACCTGCTGACCTCGATCATGGCGCTCGCCGCCGCCGACGCCTGCCGGGGCGAGGCCGGTGTCGAGGCCGGCCTCAAGTGGCCCAACGACCTCGTCGTCGGGCCCCGCAAGCTGGGCGGCATCCTGGCCGAGACCCACCTCGACGGTTCCCGGGCCCGGGCCGTGGTCGTCGGCCTCGGGCTCAACGTCAACTGGGGGCGGCGGATGGAGGAGTGCGGGCTGGCGGGCGAGGCGGTCGCCCTGGATCAGCTGGCCGGCTGCGAGGTGGACCGCGCCCGGTTGCTCGTGGCCCTGCTGACCGAACTGGAGCACCGCTACCGGGCCCTGGCCGATCGGGCCGGGCAGCTGAGCCAGGCCGCGGAGTACCGGCGCCGGTGCACCAGCGTCGGCCGGACCGTGCGCGTCGAGCTGGCCGACGAGACGTTCACCGGGGTCGTGGCCGATGTGACCGACGAGGGACACCTGCTGCTGGACGTCGGCGTGTGCCTGCGGACTGTGACCGTCGGCGACGTGGTTCACCTCCGCTGA
- a CDS encoding acyl-CoA dehydrogenase family protein — protein sequence MDFELSEEQEAFRKVVREFAEAEIAPHTEEWDRTHHFPVDTVLAMGELGLFGLPFPVEYGGSGADFTTFCLAVEELGRIDSSMAITLSAGVGLGANPIFAFGTEEQRRRWLPPLCAGRALAAFGLTEPDAGSDAGATRTRGRFDSSSGEWVIDGAKAFITNSGTPITSLITVTARTESEARQGISAIVVPAGTPGLLVEPPYRKMGWHASDTHGLVLEGCRVPSDHLLGGQGQGLAQFLAILDGGRIAIAALAVGLAQACLEQSLAHARGRESFGGPIGRHQAIAFKIADMAVAVECARTLTYKAAWLKDHGRPVKQAAAMAKLYATEAAVAATREATQIFGGAGFLDESPVARYYRDAKILEIGEGTSEVQRLVIGRSLGLPVA from the coding sequence ATGGACTTCGAGCTGTCGGAAGAGCAAGAGGCCTTCCGCAAGGTCGTGCGGGAATTCGCCGAGGCCGAGATCGCTCCGCACACCGAGGAGTGGGACCGCACCCACCACTTTCCGGTCGACACCGTGCTGGCCATGGGGGAGCTCGGCCTGTTCGGGCTGCCGTTCCCCGTCGAGTACGGCGGATCGGGGGCCGACTTCACGACCTTCTGCCTCGCCGTGGAGGAGCTCGGCCGGATCGACTCGTCGATGGCGATCACGCTCTCGGCTGGGGTCGGCCTCGGGGCCAACCCGATCTTCGCCTTCGGGACCGAAGAGCAGCGCCGCCGCTGGCTGCCGCCGCTGTGCGCGGGCCGGGCCCTGGCCGCCTTCGGGTTGACCGAGCCGGATGCCGGCAGCGACGCCGGCGCCACCCGCACGAGGGGGCGCTTCGACAGCTCGAGCGGGGAGTGGGTCATCGACGGGGCCAAGGCCTTCATCACCAACTCCGGCACCCCGATCACCTCGCTGATCACCGTCACGGCCCGCACCGAGTCGGAGGCACGCCAGGGGATCAGCGCCATCGTCGTGCCGGCGGGAACGCCGGGGCTCTTGGTCGAGCCGCCCTACCGCAAGATGGGCTGGCACGCCTCCGACACCCACGGCCTGGTCCTCGAGGGCTGCCGCGTGCCGTCAGACCACCTGCTCGGGGGACAAGGCCAGGGCCTGGCCCAGTTCCTCGCCATCCTCGACGGCGGGCGCATCGCCATCGCCGCGCTGGCCGTGGGCCTGGCCCAGGCGTGCCTCGAGCAGTCGCTAGCCCACGCCCGCGGCCGAGAGTCGTTCGGCGGTCCCATCGGGCGCCATCAGGCCATCGCCTTCAAGATCGCCGACATGGCCGTTGCCGTCGAGTGCGCCCGAACCCTCACCTACAAGGCGGCCTGGCTCAAAGACCACGGGCGTCCGGTGAAGCAGGCGGCGGCCATGGCCAAGCTCTACGCCACCGAGGCGGCGGTCGCGGCCACCAGGGAGGCCACCCAGATCTTCGGGGGGGCCGGCTTCCTCGACGAGTCGCCCGTGGCCCGCTACTACCGCGACGCCAAGATCCTCGAGATCGGCGAGGGCACGAGCGAGGTCCAGCGCCTCGTCATCGGGCGCAGCCTGGGGTTGCCCGTCGCCTGA
- a CDS encoding LCP family protein, producing the protein MATGGDTIAPERPATRPRHIRPRRWPRRVLIGGNLVVAAIVLATGLGYLYVKLRLGEISSVNIPGLTAATGTTNILIVGSDSRANLTDPNAQSAFGGSAATAGQRSDVTIVLHIDPASKKASVLSIPRDLYVPIAGTNRSDRINSSFGNGPQQLIQTIQSDLGVPINHYVSMNFDGFQGLVNAVGGIDVNFPDPAKDAFSGLNITKTGCQHLDGAAALSLARSRDYQYFADGSWHFDGNGDLSRIRRQHTFIHILTAKAFSTGIRNPITANSLISSAVHDVTIDNKLSTNDILGLAMRFRSLSTNDLVTYTLPTTPAVIGGADVLRLQQPGGTQVVNQFLGKGQPPASSTPAPPALAPSSVKVQVLNGSGTAGQAAQAAGQLRSAGFVVAGTGNDAGTRMATSEVLYAPGKQQAAQLLQGRVGGGASIQQDPALQGADVALVTGTSFSGITQAAAPAPAAPPAPAPPVLPPFDPRAC; encoded by the coding sequence GTGGCCACCGGAGGCGACACGATCGCTCCCGAGCGCCCGGCCACCCGGCCTCGACACATCCGTCCTCGCCGGTGGCCTCGGCGCGTGCTCATCGGCGGCAACCTCGTGGTGGCCGCCATCGTCCTCGCGACCGGGCTCGGATATCTCTACGTCAAGCTCCGCCTGGGGGAGATCAGCTCGGTCAACATCCCCGGCCTGACTGCGGCCACCGGGACCACCAACATTCTCATCGTCGGCTCCGACTCGCGGGCGAACCTCACCGACCCCAACGCCCAGAGCGCCTTCGGCGGCTCCGCCGCCACTGCCGGTCAGCGCAGCGACGTCACCATAGTGCTCCACATCGACCCCGCCTCGAAGAAGGCGTCGGTGCTCTCCATCCCCCGCGACCTGTACGTGCCCATCGCGGGCACGAACCGCTCAGACCGCATCAACTCGAGCTTCGGCAACGGTCCCCAGCAGCTCATCCAGACCATCCAGAGCGACCTCGGAGTCCCGATCAACCACTACGTGTCGATGAACTTCGACGGCTTCCAGGGCCTGGTCAACGCGGTTGGCGGGATCGACGTGAACTTCCCCGACCCCGCCAAGGACGCCTTCTCGGGGCTCAACATCACCAAGACCGGGTGCCAGCACCTCGACGGGGCGGCGGCCCTGTCCCTGGCCCGCAGCCGGGACTACCAGTACTTCGCGGACGGGTCTTGGCATTTCGACGGCAACGGCGACCTGAGCCGCATCCGCCGCCAGCACACCTTCATCCACATTCTCACGGCCAAGGCGTTCTCCACCGGGATCCGCAATCCCATCACCGCCAACTCGCTGATCAGCTCGGCCGTCCACGACGTGACCATCGACAACAAGCTGTCGACGAACGACATCCTCGGACTCGCCATGCGGTTCCGGTCGCTCAGCACGAACGACCTGGTCACTTACACCCTGCCCACCACCCCCGCAGTGATCGGCGGCGCCGACGTGCTCCGCCTGCAGCAGCCGGGGGGCACCCAGGTCGTCAACCAGTTCCTCGGCAAGGGCCAGCCTCCTGCGTCGAGCACTCCAGCGCCGCCCGCGCTGGCTCCGTCGAGCGTCAAGGTGCAGGTCCTGAACGGCTCGGGAACCGCCGGGCAGGCCGCCCAAGCGGCGGGTCAGCTGCGCTCGGCTGGCTTCGTGGTCGCCGGCACGGGGAATGACGCCGGCACGCGCATGGCGACCTCGGAGGTGCTCTACGCGCCGGGCAAGCAGCAGGCTGCCCAGCTCCTGCAAGGGCGGGTCGGCGGGGGTGCCAGCATCCAGCAGGACCCGGCCCTCCAGGGCGCCGACGTCGCCCTGGTGACCGGGACCTCCTTCTCGGGCATCACCCAGGCGGCGGCTCCTGCCCCCGCGGCGCCACCGGCCCCTGCCCCCCCAGTGCTGCCGCCGTTCGATCCCCGCGCCTGCTGA